Proteins encoded within one genomic window of Micromonospora halotolerans:
- a CDS encoding MmcQ/YjbR family DNA-binding protein, whose product MVTVDDVRALARTLPRTSEHLIHDRIKFRVGAIVYVAFSRDEQTMGFGYPKEQRDGLIAADPALFFLPRPSDLRFNWVCCHLERLDHDQMTELVCEAWRMVVPKFLARQRLGG is encoded by the coding sequence GTGGTCACCGTCGACGACGTCCGCGCCCTGGCGCGCACACTGCCCCGCACCAGCGAGCACCTGATCCACGACCGGATCAAGTTCCGGGTCGGCGCGATCGTCTACGTCGCGTTCAGCCGCGACGAGCAGACCATGGGCTTCGGCTACCCGAAGGAGCAGCGGGACGGGCTGATCGCCGCCGACCCGGCGCTGTTCTTCCTGCCCCGCCCCTCCGACCTGCGCTTCAACTGGGTCTGCTGCCACCTCGAACGGCTCGACCACGACCAGATGACCGAGCTGGTGTGCGAGGCATGGCGGATGGTGGTGCCGAAGTTCCTGGCCCGCCAGCGGCTGGGCGGATAG
- a CDS encoding lytic polysaccharide monooxygenase, whose product MRRRITLPLLTTGAVTATLAVAAPAQAHGYVSSPPSRQALCAQNRVPDCGQIKYEPQSVEGPKGLKSCHAGIAQFAVLNDDSRGWPATSVGSSVTFTWVNTARHATSNWEYWIGNTRVAVVDGGGRQPGATVSHTVNLGGFSGRQKLLAVWNIADTANAFYSCVDLQIGGGGGGNPTPSPTPTPAPTTPTPRPTPTSSPAPGGTWTAGRAYQVGDTVTYNGLTYRCRQAHTAIPGWEPPNVPALWLQI is encoded by the coding sequence ATGCGCCGAAGAATCACCCTGCCGCTGCTCACCACGGGTGCCGTCACCGCCACCCTGGCGGTCGCCGCACCCGCCCAGGCCCACGGTTACGTCTCGTCGCCCCCCAGCCGCCAGGCACTCTGCGCCCAGAACCGGGTGCCCGACTGCGGCCAGATCAAGTACGAGCCGCAGAGCGTCGAGGGACCCAAGGGCCTCAAGAGCTGCCACGCCGGCATCGCCCAGTTCGCCGTGCTCAACGACGACAGCCGCGGCTGGCCGGCCACCTCGGTCGGCAGCTCGGTGACGTTCACCTGGGTCAACACCGCCCGGCACGCCACCTCCAACTGGGAGTACTGGATCGGCAACACCCGGGTCGCGGTGGTCGACGGCGGCGGCCGCCAGCCCGGCGCCACCGTGTCGCACACCGTCAACCTGGGTGGCTTCTCCGGCCGGCAGAAGCTCCTCGCCGTGTGGAACATCGCCGACACCGCCAACGCCTTCTACTCCTGCGTCGACCTCCAGATCGGCGGGGGCGGTGGCGGCAACCCCACGCCCAGCCCGACGCCGACCCCCGCGCCGACGACCCCGACGCCCCGGCCCACCCCGACCAGCTCGCCGGCCCCCGGCGGCACCTGGACCGCCGGGCGCGCCTACCAGGTGGGGGACACGGTCACCTACAACGGCCTGACCTACCGCTGCCGGCAGGCGCACACCGCGATCCCCGGCTGGGAACCGCCGAACGTGCCGGCGCTGTGGCTCCAGATCTGA
- a CDS encoding low temperature requirement protein A, with amino-acid sequence MGGDRWRKGLGPAMPIAPAARVDKFEIFFDLVFVVSFFIITRATAANVTGRELLHAMLVLAVLWWCWVVHSVVASRLRLGEGFVPALMVIGMIALFTFALALPQTFGDLQQGSAGPMLVTVSYVVIRAVHLSLYVYATRGDPAGRRKLWQFVPEVLITTCLLLVAALLPPRIADPDLGLWLRDGLWIGVVVVQYASGLLSGPHGWQVTSAEHWTERYDLILIIALGESVISVGVGGNLIGKPVTWPAIPAAIFGILFTAALWWVHFDMIGPAARIALHAAEGHPRVAMARDAYAYLYLPMIAGVILFAIGAEELVRTITDPVGGVAERAHGPAVPLLFGGVMLYLAADMAFQLRTLKTVSWTRVAALTALAVGLPVARHLPALAALGLLTAICVALVAVELAMMADARTALRRAVYEEKASHEAGEAAFRARWHDGDPDRSAE; translated from the coding sequence GTGGGCGGCGACCGGTGGCGCAAGGGGCTGGGTCCCGCCATGCCGATCGCCCCGGCCGCCCGGGTGGACAAGTTCGAGATCTTCTTCGACCTCGTCTTCGTGGTGTCGTTCTTCATCATCACGCGGGCCACCGCGGCGAACGTGACCGGGCGTGAACTGCTGCACGCCATGCTGGTCCTCGCCGTGCTCTGGTGGTGCTGGGTGGTGCACAGCGTGGTGGCCAGCCGGCTCCGGCTGGGCGAGGGCTTCGTCCCGGCGCTCATGGTGATCGGCATGATCGCGCTGTTCACCTTCGCGCTGGCCCTGCCGCAGACCTTCGGCGACCTCCAACAGGGCAGCGCCGGGCCCATGCTGGTCACCGTCAGCTACGTGGTGATCCGCGCCGTGCACCTGTCGCTCTACGTGTACGCGACCCGGGGCGACCCGGCGGGCCGGCGCAAGCTGTGGCAGTTCGTGCCCGAGGTGCTGATCACCACCTGCCTGCTGCTGGTCGCGGCGTTGCTCCCGCCGAGGATCGCGGACCCGGACCTCGGACTCTGGCTGCGTGACGGACTCTGGATCGGCGTGGTCGTCGTGCAGTACGCCAGCGGCCTGCTGTCCGGCCCGCACGGCTGGCAGGTGACCTCCGCCGAGCACTGGACCGAGCGTTACGACCTGATCCTGATCATTGCGCTGGGCGAGTCGGTGATCTCGGTCGGCGTCGGCGGCAACCTGATCGGCAAGCCCGTCACCTGGCCGGCCATCCCCGCGGCGATCTTCGGCATCCTGTTCACCGCGGCACTCTGGTGGGTGCACTTCGACATGATCGGCCCGGCCGCCCGGATCGCCCTGCACGCCGCCGAGGGGCACCCACGCGTGGCGATGGCCCGGGACGCGTACGCCTATCTCTACCTACCCATGATCGCCGGGGTGATCCTGTTCGCGATCGGCGCGGAGGAGCTGGTGCGGACGATCACCGACCCGGTCGGCGGGGTGGCCGAGCGGGCCCACGGGCCGGCCGTGCCACTGCTCTTCGGCGGGGTGATGCTCTATCTCGCCGCCGACATGGCGTTCCAGCTGCGCACCCTGAAGACCGTGTCGTGGACCCGGGTCGCCGCCCTGACCGCGCTCGCCGTCGGGCTGCCGGTCGCCCGGCACCTGCCCGCGCTCGCCGCGCTCGGGCTGCTCACCGCGATCTGCGTCGCGCTGGTCGCGGTCGAACTCGCGATGATGGCGGATGCCCGCACCGCGCTGCGCCGGGCGGTGTACGAGGAGAAGGCCAGCCACGAGGCCGGTGAGGCGGCCTTCCGCGCCCGCTGGCACGACGGCGACCCGGACCGGTCCGCGGAGTAG
- a CDS encoding GNAT family N-acetyltransferase, translating to MIALHHHPERMLLPELAGYPAHLHIDLLPSHQGRGHGRRLLETFLAAAARAGAPALHVGMVTANVRARGFYDRLGFHVIPVPDPGPLTYLGRSTT from the coding sequence ATGATCGCCCTGCACCACCATCCCGAGCGGATGCTCCTGCCGGAGCTGGCCGGCTACCCGGCCCACCTGCACATCGACCTGCTCCCCAGCCACCAGGGGCGCGGCCACGGCCGGCGACTGCTGGAGACGTTCCTGGCCGCCGCCGCCCGCGCCGGCGCGCCCGCGCTGCACGTCGGCATGGTCACCGCGAACGTCCGTGCGCGGGGTTTCTACGATCGGCTGGGCTTCCACGTCATCCCGGTGCCCGACCCGGGCCCGCTCACCTACCTCGGGCGGTCCACCACCTGA
- a CDS encoding phosphatase PAP2 family protein codes for MDTTQPAPPPVAVDARPTGAVRRAVRELTLVAALFLAYKAGRVLVAGRSGTARANGERIWWLERLLHLPDEAAVQAPLLVHELPVRLANCYYAYVHFPATVLCLVWLYLRHPVHYRWMRRALAVLTAAALALHVLVPLAPPRMTALTGLVDTGSRYGPAVYGPPDTDTLSNQYAAMPSLHVGWAVAVAVALVTVTSGRWRWLWLAHPVLTLLVVVGTGNHYWLDGIVAVTLLGVILAGLPRPGASRRRPAGPESAARLRPHVVPAPRRPGSAGRRRSPRTPSAADGRLRPPRRG; via the coding sequence GTGGACACCACGCAGCCCGCGCCACCACCGGTGGCCGTCGACGCGCGGCCGACCGGGGCGGTGCGCCGGGCGGTCCGCGAGCTGACCCTCGTCGCCGCGCTCTTCCTCGCGTACAAGGCGGGCCGGGTGCTGGTGGCCGGGCGGTCCGGCACCGCACGGGCCAACGGGGAGCGGATCTGGTGGCTGGAGCGGCTGCTCCACCTGCCGGACGAGGCCGCCGTGCAGGCCCCGTTGCTGGTCCACGAGCTGCCCGTCCGGCTGGCCAACTGCTACTACGCCTACGTGCACTTCCCGGCCACCGTGCTCTGCCTGGTGTGGCTCTACCTCCGCCATCCCGTGCACTACCGGTGGATGCGGCGGGCCCTCGCCGTGCTCACCGCGGCGGCGCTGGCCCTGCACGTCCTCGTGCCGCTCGCCCCGCCCCGGATGACCGCGCTCACCGGCCTGGTGGACACCGGCAGCCGCTACGGCCCCGCCGTCTACGGCCCGCCCGACACCGACACGCTGAGCAACCAGTACGCCGCCATGCCCTCCCTGCACGTCGGCTGGGCCGTGGCCGTCGCCGTCGCGCTGGTCACGGTCACCTCCGGGCGGTGGCGGTGGCTCTGGCTGGCCCACCCCGTGCTCACCCTGCTGGTGGTGGTCGGCACCGGTAACCACTACTGGCTCGACGGGATCGTCGCGGTGACGCTGCTCGGGGTGATCCTGGCGGGGCTGCCCCGGCCGGGCGCGTCCCGCCGGCGACCGGCCGGGCCGGAGTCCGCCGCGCGCCTGCGCCCGCACGTCGTTCCCGCCCCGCGCCGCCCGGGCAGCGCCGGCCGCCGACGGAGCCCGCGGACCCCGTCGGCGGCCGACGGTCGGCTCCGGCCACCCCGGCGGGGGTGA
- a CDS encoding TetR/AcrR family transcriptional regulator has product MDESTGLRERKKAATRLALHEAALRLAAEQGPDRVTVEAIADAANVSRRTFSNYFSSKEEALYHGDTMRLRQLLDLIATQPADLTPWAALSRAALRHADEMDGETAESWLNRRRRLHGNPGLLAHQVAAYTAIERELAGELGRRLTGPDATLRARILTATFLATLRVAVQQWLEQPDQPLTDTLRTALAHAAPAAG; this is encoded by the coding sequence ATGGACGAGTCGACCGGGCTGCGCGAGCGGAAGAAGGCGGCGACCCGCCTCGCCCTGCACGAGGCGGCCCTGCGTCTCGCCGCCGAGCAGGGGCCCGACCGGGTCACCGTCGAGGCGATCGCCGACGCCGCCAACGTCTCCCGGCGGACCTTCTCCAACTACTTCTCCAGCAAGGAGGAGGCCCTCTACCACGGCGACACCATGCGGCTGCGCCAACTGCTCGACCTGATCGCCACCCAACCCGCCGACCTGACCCCGTGGGCGGCGCTGAGCCGCGCCGCCCTGCGCCACGCCGACGAGATGGACGGCGAGACCGCCGAGTCCTGGCTCAACCGGCGCCGCCGGCTGCACGGCAACCCGGGCCTGCTGGCACACCAGGTGGCCGCGTACACGGCGATCGAGCGGGAGCTGGCCGGGGAACTCGGCCGCCGGCTCACCGGCCCCGACGCGACCCTGCGCGCGCGGATCCTGACCGCCACCTTCCTGGCCACCCTGCGGGTCGCCGTCCAGCAGTGGCTCGAGCAGCCGGACCAGCCGCTGACCGACACGCTGCGGACCGCCCTGGCCCACGCCGCCCCGGCGGCCGGCTGA
- a CDS encoding MDR family MFS transporter, with amino-acid sequence MSAPTATADAAPMSRRKTLEALSGLLLVLFVAMLSSTVVSTALPKIIGALNGSQTQYTWVVTATLLTATATTPIWGKLADLFNKKLLIQVAIVVFLAGSVAAGFAHSAGQLIAARAFQGIGVGGLQALVQVAIAAMIPPRERGRYNGYLGGVMALATVGGPLLGGLIVDTDWLGWRWCFFVGVPVAAVALLLLQATLHLPTARRDNVKIDYLGATLIAAGVSLLLIWISFVDDSFAWLSWQTGAMVGGSVLLLALAVLVESRAAEPVVPLEIVRERTTALAILGSLAVGMAMFGGAVFLGQYFQIGRGYSPTEAGLLTIPMMAGVLLSSIVAGRLITSSGKIKPYIVAGSIILVVGFALLGTIDHQTSLVLVGAAMFIVGVGVGMTMQNLVLAVQNTVALKDIGAASSSVAFFRSLGGTIGVSVLGAVLARQVTDRITHDLAAAGIPTSGGGGSTLNLAALPAPVQEIVRAAYGDATGHIFLISAAIAVVGILAALLLKPVTLRSSLDLPDTARSVAVAADAVDGAPAFDEVAVDVAGPGERARR; translated from the coding sequence ATGAGCGCACCCACCGCGACGGCGGACGCCGCGCCCATGAGCCGGCGGAAGACGCTGGAAGCCCTCAGCGGCCTGTTGCTGGTGCTCTTCGTGGCCATGCTGAGCAGCACGGTCGTCTCGACCGCCCTACCGAAGATCATCGGAGCCCTCAACGGCTCGCAGACCCAGTACACCTGGGTGGTCACCGCCACCCTGCTCACCGCCACGGCGACCACCCCGATCTGGGGCAAGCTCGCCGATCTGTTCAACAAGAAGCTGCTCATCCAGGTCGCCATCGTGGTCTTCCTGGCCGGCTCGGTCGCGGCGGGCTTCGCGCACTCGGCCGGCCAGCTCATCGCCGCCCGCGCCTTCCAGGGCATCGGCGTCGGCGGTCTCCAGGCCCTGGTCCAGGTGGCCATCGCGGCGATGATCCCGCCGCGGGAACGCGGTCGCTACAACGGCTACCTGGGCGGCGTCATGGCCCTCGCCACGGTCGGCGGCCCGCTGCTCGGCGGCCTCATCGTGGACACCGACTGGCTCGGCTGGCGCTGGTGCTTCTTCGTCGGCGTGCCGGTCGCGGCCGTCGCGCTGCTCCTGCTCCAGGCCACCCTGCACCTGCCCACCGCGCGCCGGGACAACGTGAAGATCGACTACCTGGGCGCCACCCTGATCGCCGCGGGCGTCAGCCTGCTGCTGATCTGGATCTCGTTCGTCGACGACTCGTTCGCCTGGCTGTCCTGGCAGACCGGCGCGATGGTCGGCGGCTCGGTGCTGCTGCTCGCCCTCGCCGTCCTGGTGGAGTCGCGGGCCGCCGAGCCGGTCGTGCCGCTGGAGATCGTCCGCGAGCGCACCACGGCGCTGGCGATCCTCGGCAGCCTCGCGGTCGGCATGGCGATGTTCGGCGGCGCGGTCTTCCTCGGCCAGTACTTCCAGATCGGTCGCGGCTACAGCCCGACCGAGGCCGGCCTGCTCACCATCCCGATGATGGCCGGTGTGCTGCTCTCCTCGATCGTCGCCGGCCGGCTGATCACGTCCTCCGGGAAGATCAAGCCGTACATCGTCGCCGGGTCGATCATCCTGGTCGTCGGCTTCGCCCTGCTCGGCACCATCGACCACCAGACCTCGCTGGTCCTGGTCGGCGCCGCCATGTTCATCGTCGGCGTGGGCGTCGGCATGACCATGCAGAACCTGGTGCTCGCCGTGCAGAACACGGTGGCGCTCAAGGACATCGGCGCGGCCAGCTCCAGCGTCGCGTTCTTCCGCTCGCTGGGCGGCACCATCGGCGTGTCCGTGCTCGGCGCGGTCCTGGCCCGCCAGGTCACCGACCGGATCACCCACGACCTGGCCGCGGCGGGGATCCCCACCTCGGGCGGCGGCGGCAGCACACTCAACCTCGCCGCGCTGCCCGCGCCGGTGCAGGAGATTGTGCGGGCCGCGTATGGTGACGCGACCGGGCACATCTTCCTGATCTCGGCCGCCATCGCGGTCGTCGGGATCCTGGCCGCGCTGCTGCTCAAGCCGGTCACCCTGCGGTCCAGCCTGGACCTGCCCGACACCGCCCGCTCGGTCGCCGTCGCGGCCGACGCGGTCGACGGGGCGCCCGCCTTCGACGAGGTGGCCGTGGACGTCGCGGGGCCGGGCGAACGCGCCCGCCGCTGA
- a CDS encoding cellulose binding domain-containing protein translates to MSRTPSTPRRVTAYAASLLLALAAPAAVGPPAAGAAADPVTVTVNARAGLATVPDTALGVNHAIWDEQLGSTETSDLLRAAGVTMLRYPGGSYADIYHWRTHTAPGGYVAPNTDFDTFMAAARRVGAEPMIIANYGTGTPAEAAEWVRYANVTKGYDARWWTVGNENYGNGHYGSAWEADDHPDKSASQYARLVVEYADAMKAVDPDIKVGAVLTMPGNWPDGLTAGADPGPWNQTVLSLAGPKIDFVDVHWYPGGTAAESLARTSHLPDAAWLLRQQIARYAGPDAGRIGISFTELNVGAGQNTQPGALFLADAYSGLLEQGVFTVQWWNTHNGIGTVSQVAGQTDYGDFGLLSSGGCTADGSVCEPPFNTPFAPYHGLSMMNLFARAGDQFVRAATDQPLVTAHAARRPDGSLAVLLLNKDPDTAYPVAIDYAGFTPADEAPTVHTLSNGADGVATGRSGDATSRTLPPYSLTTLVLRPAGVVAGRPGAPGRPTAGAVTDRTATITWPPAAPGGAPIAKYEVYRQHGAVSEQLGETARTSLTVGNLEPGTRYTVNVLARDTAGRVSWSSPPLTFATGSPAASTCAVRFHPDTDWGNGYVATVDIVNTGPSAIDGWTLTWTWPTNWQQVSSGWSANWSQAGTRVTATSTADNRRLAAGGGSTSAGFVGAYSGPNVPPGAFRLNGTVCATG, encoded by the coding sequence ATGAGCAGAACCCCCTCCACCCCGCGCCGGGTCACGGCGTACGCGGCGAGCCTGCTGCTCGCCCTCGCCGCGCCGGCCGCCGTCGGCCCGCCCGCCGCCGGCGCGGCGGCCGACCCGGTGACGGTGACCGTGAACGCCCGCGCCGGGCTGGCGACCGTGCCGGACACCGCGCTCGGCGTCAACCACGCCATCTGGGACGAGCAGCTCGGCAGCACCGAGACGTCGGACCTGCTCCGGGCGGCCGGCGTGACGATGCTGCGCTATCCCGGCGGCTCGTACGCCGACATCTACCACTGGCGGACGCACACCGCGCCGGGCGGGTACGTCGCCCCGAACACCGACTTCGACACCTTCATGGCCGCGGCCCGGCGGGTCGGCGCCGAGCCGATGATCATCGCGAACTACGGCACCGGCACCCCGGCCGAGGCCGCCGAGTGGGTGCGGTACGCCAACGTCACCAAGGGCTACGACGCGAGGTGGTGGACGGTCGGCAACGAGAACTACGGCAACGGCCACTACGGCTCGGCCTGGGAGGCCGACGACCACCCCGACAAGAGCGCCAGCCAGTACGCCCGACTGGTGGTCGAGTACGCCGACGCCATGAAGGCGGTCGACCCGGACATCAAGGTCGGCGCGGTGCTGACCATGCCGGGCAACTGGCCGGACGGGCTGACCGCGGGCGCGGACCCCGGCCCCTGGAACCAGACCGTGCTCTCCCTCGCCGGCCCGAAGATCGACTTCGTCGACGTGCACTGGTACCCGGGCGGCACGGCCGCCGAGTCCCTCGCCCGGACCAGCCACCTCCCCGACGCCGCCTGGCTGCTGCGCCAGCAGATCGCCCGCTACGCCGGCCCGGACGCCGGCCGGATCGGGATCAGCTTCACCGAGCTGAACGTCGGCGCCGGCCAGAACACCCAGCCGGGCGCGCTCTTCCTGGCCGACGCCTACAGCGGGCTGCTGGAGCAGGGTGTCTTCACCGTGCAGTGGTGGAACACGCACAACGGGATCGGCACGGTCTCGCAGGTCGCCGGGCAGACCGACTACGGGGACTTCGGGCTGCTCTCCAGCGGCGGGTGCACCGCCGACGGGTCGGTCTGCGAGCCGCCGTTCAACACGCCCTTCGCGCCGTACCACGGGCTGTCCATGATGAACCTCTTCGCCCGGGCCGGCGACCAGTTCGTCCGCGCCGCCACCGACCAGCCCCTGGTCACCGCGCACGCCGCCCGCCGGCCCGACGGCAGCCTCGCGGTCCTGCTGCTGAACAAGGACCCGGACACCGCGTACCCGGTGGCCATCGACTACGCCGGCTTCACCCCGGCGGACGAGGCCCCGACGGTGCACACGCTGTCCAACGGCGCGGACGGGGTGGCCACCGGCCGGTCCGGCGACGCGACCAGCCGGACGCTGCCGCCGTACTCGCTGACCACGCTCGTGCTGCGCCCGGCCGGCGTGGTCGCCGGCCGGCCCGGCGCGCCGGGCCGGCCCACCGCCGGCGCGGTCACCGACCGGACGGCGACGATCACCTGGCCGCCGGCCGCGCCCGGCGGCGCGCCGATCGCCAAGTACGAGGTGTACCGGCAGCACGGGGCGGTCAGCGAGCAGCTCGGCGAGACGGCCCGCACCTCGCTCACGGTCGGCAACCTCGAACCCGGCACCCGGTACACGGTCAACGTGCTGGCCCGGGACACCGCGGGCCGGGTCTCCTGGTCCTCTCCGCCGCTCACCTTCGCCACCGGCAGCCCGGCCGCCAGCACCTGCGCCGTCCGCTTCCACCCGGACACCGACTGGGGCAACGGCTACGTGGCGACCGTCGACATCGTGAACACCGGCCCGAGCGCGATCGACGGCTGGACGCTCACCTGGACCTGGCCCACCAACTGGCAGCAGGTGAGCAGCGGCTGGAGCGCCAACTGGTCGCAGGCGGGGACCCGGGTCACGGCGACCAGCACCGCCGACAACCGCCGGCTCGCCGCCGGTGGCGGCAGCACCAGTGCCGGGTTCGTCGGCGCGTACAGCGGGCCGAACGTGCCGCCCGGCGCGTTCCGGCTCAACGGAACCGTATGCGCCACGGGGTGA
- a CDS encoding DUF305 domain-containing protein: MAPDLTGRVRPRPACAAPTRCAPARRAGLRGPLAAVLLAVLLAAAGCTGQPAPTAATDPGPAAETATSGIDALFLAMMVAHTEQTLDIVGLGLDRTTDPEIRTLIAAVRATETDELATMRGWLREAGPSAVAAAERHDHSGHSDAAAGLARLRAAPPGEADRVLLDVLGAHQRTAAELARAQVQAGTSARVRDLAGRIERSRTAEVALLAKLRAR; encoded by the coding sequence GTGGCTCCAGATCTGACCGGACGGGTGCGGCCACGCCCCGCGTGCGCCGCACCCACCCGGTGTGCCCCCGCCCGGAGGGCCGGCCTGCGTGGCCCGCTCGCCGCCGTCCTGCTGGCCGTGCTGCTGGCCGCGGCCGGCTGCACCGGCCAGCCGGCGCCGACCGCCGCCACCGATCCCGGGCCCGCCGCCGAGACCGCGACCAGCGGCATCGACGCGCTCTTCCTGGCCATGATGGTGGCGCACACCGAGCAGACCCTGGACATCGTGGGGCTCGGGCTCGACCGGACCACCGACCCGGAGATCCGCACGCTGATCGCCGCCGTGCGGGCCACCGAGACCGACGAACTGGCCACCATGCGCGGCTGGCTGCGCGAGGCCGGCCCGTCCGCGGTGGCCGCCGCCGAGCGGCACGACCACTCCGGTCACAGCGACGCCGCCGCCGGGCTGGCGCGGCTGCGGGCCGCCCCGCCCGGCGAGGCCGACCGGGTGCTGCTCGACGTGCTCGGCGCCCACCAGCGGACCGCCGCCGAACTGGCCCGCGCCCAGGTCCAGGCCGGCACGAGCGCCCGGGTACGCGACCTCGCCGGCCGGATCGAGCGATCCCGCACCGCCGAGGTCGCGTTGCTGGCGAAGCTGCGCGCCCGGTGA
- a CDS encoding AraC family transcriptional regulator gives MDVLADVLRGLRARDAFLLRTVMDPPWSILVRDAAPLSVTTVVRGSAWVVPEGGAPAVLRPGDVAVLRGPDPYTVADHPDTPPQVVIHPGQRCTTLAGQELTETMALGLRTWGTRPDGTTALLTGTYASSGAVGAGLLAALPPLVVLTAADGELPVVALLAEELDRDGPGQEAVLDRLLDLLVIGVLRTWLARPGARPPGWYRAYADPVVGHAVRLVQHDPARAWTVAGLAAATGASRAAFARRFTELVGEPPMTFVTNWRLALAADLLRDTELTLTAVARRVGYSSPFALSAAFKRVRGVNPRDHRATV, from the coding sequence GTGGACGTGCTCGCCGACGTGCTCCGCGGGCTGCGCGCCCGGGACGCGTTCCTGCTCCGTACCGTGATGGACCCGCCCTGGTCGATCCTGGTCCGCGACGCCGCCCCGCTCAGCGTCACCACGGTGGTCCGGGGCAGCGCCTGGGTAGTGCCCGAGGGCGGCGCCCCCGCGGTGCTGCGCCCCGGGGACGTGGCCGTGCTGCGCGGGCCCGACCCGTACACGGTGGCCGACCACCCGGACACCCCACCGCAGGTGGTGATCCACCCCGGGCAGCGCTGCACCACGCTCGCCGGGCAGGAGCTGACCGAGACCATGGCGCTGGGCCTGCGGACCTGGGGCACCCGGCCGGACGGCACCACCGCCCTGCTCACCGGCACGTACGCCAGCAGCGGCGCGGTCGGCGCCGGCCTGCTCGCGGCCCTGCCGCCCCTGGTGGTGCTGACCGCCGCCGACGGCGAGCTGCCGGTCGTCGCGCTGCTCGCCGAGGAGCTGGACCGCGACGGACCCGGGCAGGAGGCGGTGCTGGACCGGCTGCTCGACCTGCTCGTCATCGGGGTGCTGCGCACCTGGCTGGCCCGCCCCGGGGCCCGACCGCCCGGCTGGTACCGGGCCTACGCCGACCCGGTCGTCGGCCACGCGGTCCGGCTGGTCCAGCACGATCCGGCCCGGGCCTGGACGGTGGCCGGTCTGGCCGCCGCCACCGGCGCCTCCCGCGCCGCGTTCGCCCGCCGGTTCACCGAACTGGTCGGCGAGCCGCCCATGACCTTCGTCACCAACTGGCGCCTCGCGCTCGCCGCCGACCTGCTGCGCGACACCGAGCTGACCCTCACCGCGGTGGCCCGCAGAGTCGGTTACAGCAGCCCTTTCGCACTCAGCGCGGCGTTCAAGCGGGTCCGCGGCGTCAATCCGCGCGACCATCGCGCCACGGTCTGA
- a CDS encoding anthrone oxygenase family protein — MTASNIRAGVLLLATMTTGLTAGLFAAFAYAVMPGLARVDDRAFVAGMRSINQAILNGWFALCFGGALVCTLAAVLLHLPARLRGPLPWLIAGLALYVLVLAVTAAVNVPLNDRLEAGAARLADPAELRAAFESAWVRWNVVRAVLNTAAFGCLGVALLVARSLPG; from the coding sequence ATGACCGCATCGAACATCCGGGCCGGCGTGCTGCTGCTGGCCACCATGACCACGGGCCTGACGGCGGGACTCTTCGCGGCCTTCGCGTACGCGGTGATGCCGGGCCTGGCCCGGGTCGACGACCGGGCGTTCGTCGCCGGCATGCGGTCGATCAACCAGGCCATCCTCAACGGTTGGTTCGCGCTCTGCTTCGGCGGCGCGCTGGTCTGCACCCTCGCGGCGGTCCTGCTGCACCTGCCCGCGCGGCTGCGCGGGCCGCTGCCCTGGCTGATCGCCGGCCTGGCGCTCTACGTGCTGGTGCTCGCGGTGACCGCCGCCGTGAACGTGCCGCTCAACGACCGGCTGGAGGCGGGGGCCGCCCGGCTGGCCGACCCGGCGGAGCTGCGCGCGGCGTTCGAGAGCGCCTGGGTGCGCTGGAACGTGGTCCGGGCGGTGCTGAACACCGCCGCCTTCGGCTGCCTCGGCGTGGCGCTGCTGGTGGCCCGGTCGCTGCCCGGCTGA
- a CDS encoding MarR family winged helix-turn-helix transcriptional regulator: MDATSRELVARLQDLLTGVRVLKQRRAHDRPAVPPGLVGLLRHIDRDGDTGCHARDLAERSRLDPSTVSRAVAALVADGLVDRRADPQDRRASHLTITPAGRAAMTEAYDWYGGVVSRALTDWTPDEVAALSTALARLTRDLELALTRHDNLEDAR; the protein is encoded by the coding sequence GTGGACGCGACCAGCCGAGAGCTCGTCGCCCGGTTGCAGGACCTGCTGACCGGCGTACGGGTGCTCAAGCAGCGCCGCGCGCACGACCGGCCGGCCGTGCCGCCCGGCCTGGTGGGCCTGCTCCGGCACATCGACCGGGACGGCGACACCGGCTGCCACGCCCGGGACCTGGCGGAGCGGAGCCGGCTCGACCCCTCCACGGTGAGCCGGGCGGTCGCCGCCCTGGTCGCCGACGGCCTGGTCGACCGGCGCGCCGACCCGCAGGACCGGCGGGCCAGCCACCTGACCATCACCCCGGCCGGCCGGGCCGCCATGACCGAGGCCTACGACTGGTACGGCGGTGTGGTCTCCCGGGCGCTCACCGACTGGACCCCCGACGAGGTGGCGGCCCTGTCCACCGCGCTCGCGCGCCTCACCCGCGACCTTGAGCTCGCCCTCACCCGACACGACAACCTGGAGGACGCGCGATGA